The genomic stretch CCCAGTTTCAAATCCCCACTGGCAGATCACCAAGTGTCAAAAGCTATAACCCCATCATTGGTGATCTTAAAGATCATCACTTCCAACTATCAATAACAATAAGAACCACATGATCATTACCTCTAGAATTTTACACACACATGCTGGAAGGTGTTCGCACTTCTGATGTTCCAAGTCCATATGCTTATCAACTCAACCAAGATGGCTAGATTGCTACTAATTTTAAACGACGTAATACAAATAAAAAGATGACGACCAATGATGAGCTAAAGAGGTGAAACCATTAGACTGCCCAGAACAAATTCTGGAAAAATATTTATGGTTTTAGGTCTCGAAGAAACGAAGTTCCAACATAAATTCGCGCTGCTTCGGTGAATACCAAGCAACAGCCTTTGCTGAACCAAGAACTTGCAAGGCATATTCAACTGCAAATACAGGATCATTCATGACTGGGTACCAGTTTCCTTTTTTCAGATCAAGTGCTACTTCAGAATCAACTCTAAGGCTGAAAGGTCCAGCAATCTGCAAAGAGAAGGTTCAAAATGATATCAATCATCAGTATTACTACATGAGAGGTAAACAACCAACCAAGACACCCAGAAGAAAGTTGTCAAGTTCCTTCTGAAGCTTTGGCAAAACAAACAGACTTCAATTTGCAGAAAAAAACATGATGCAAAAGACAAAAACTCGAAAACTGCTAATAGCTTCACTACTGAAGGCCTTTAACTTTCATAATTTACCCTTCGGTGTTTTCATTTAAAGTTttgcccccaaaaaaaaaaaagttgaacaTGTTTCAGAGGGGTTTCTTTTAACAGAgaaacaataattttttttttcattctagAGAATCCCAGAAGATGCTGATCTCTGTAGTTTAATGAAATGTAGGCTCTGATCATTGTTAGCAACAAAAGTAAATAGGAAAACCCAGCCTTCCCTTTTCGACACAAGCACCACTAACTTCTCCATTCCCCTGTCCTCCCGCCCACTATGTTCTTTGCTTCCCAACATGTGTTCACTGCACTGCATCTTCCTATTCTTACCTCCTATGCAACGAGACCTCCCTCCTCATATCCTGTCACTGCTCCCACTAACTTTCCATTTCCAACTCCTCAGCTCTGCACACCCCAAACTCTTCACTTCTGCCTCCACCTTTCTCCTACACATTATACGTGGGCAAATACattccttcttcttttggtttctTTCCCACAACCAACACCCCCCTCCTCTTTCTCTGCCTCTGCTTAAACCAACTATTATTACAGCAGAGGGACACAGATTAAATCCAAATCCAATAAAAAGAAGGCAGTGCAGCAAGATGTACTCTTGCTTCCAGTTTTCCTCACAATTTATAGAAGTGCTTGATATTTGAGGGAGCACTCAAAGCTGAGGATATGTCAAAGAAGAAATGTGACAGGAATAATCAGTTGAAGAGAAAAAGTTACGACTACCCAATGTGCAATTTACAAGTCAATTGATCAATTCTCAATAACAATCAATTGATCAATTCTTGTAATAACAATCAGTTTAAGAGCTGTTTTTTGGGTAATGGAAGAATTGCTTTATTGACGGGAGATTGGAGGATTTGATGGTGAAACTAGAGGTATCTGatttgataaaaatgaaaaagaggTAACTCCAAGGGTAACTATAAGCAACTTTGGGCAAGAGCACATACCAAAACTGTGTTTGTTATCATGTTGATCACTTAAAAAAGGGGAGTGAGAAGCTTTTGCATGAAGCTCCATAAAAGATAAACATAAACTCCTGATTTGATAACATCATTGACGAGTATAGCACAAGTCAATATAGTTAAGAAAAACCATGGGTCACAGCAGCTATTCAAAAGATTCTGATCGTGGATTTGATAGTAATATCCTCTGTAAACAATTATAAGACAGCGTACCTGCTGCTGAAATGACAAGGTGGCTTTTGGACATAACGTCTCAATTCTTTCCCAACTTGGTTCTTGAGAATTATACAGATTATAACCCACACGAGCAGCACCAGAGAGAAACTTTAACCCTGATGGGAAATCCAAACGTACATTGATGCGTGTCAAATCCAGGAATAACCTTTGGAAATTTCCATGTTGTGCTGAGAAAAACGCAGATGCAAACAGGTCCGCTGAAATGGCAGAATTTGCTGCCTGTGCTTGAAGTCCAGAGCCCTTCAAATATTGTATATCATGTTCTCCTTGTGTTCTGATTGACGTATTACCAACAAATGCTGTCACAACAGCACCTGCAAGGGCATATTGTGCGTCATTACCAAATGAAACAGGGAATGTATCAAAAACTTTCACATGTATGAGTTGATCAACAATTAATTAAAGCGGCAAATCATCAGACAAATAGACAAACATGTAAACTTCCATAAGCAAATGGCATTCTCTAGAGTAGCTGTTGAAAACCTGTCTTCTCATTATTTCTAGAAGACCGAGTTCATAAATACCAAGCAATGACGTTATCAACTGACAAGATGAAATTTATCcatatatttataatacaaaataaaattttgacaaaacaatggatagaGGACCTTGAAGTTAGGCGACACAAAGAAAAGTTCAAAAACCAAAGTAGTATTTGGTAAAACCTTTTTTCtgctttttaaacaaaaaagtTTGAAGGATCATTCAACCTATCTTTACCTAGAAGGGTGGACACTGAAATATGAGGATCGGACAAAAAAATGTCGTAAGGTTGCACCATTGATAACTTTGGTGCTTCACTTGTCCAAATATTGGCATTCTTCTTAAAGGATACTGCACATTTGGCACACAAACCGGGGAGTAGAGCAGCAGGTGCTCCACCAGCTGACTGAGTTTGAACTTCATTCGGTGAACCCATCACGTGATTAATGCACAAATGATAGCTTGTACTAGAGTCAGCAGGAACTGAGGCAACATCAGCTGCCAGAGAAAATGGAACATCCCAGTGGTTACCATTGTGATCAACAAAACGTTCTAGCCCAGCAGCTTCAACAATGAGATTATGATGAGGAAACTGCAATGACAAAAGTATCTATTTACACGGGGTACTAGGAAAAGAATCAACAGACTGCAAAGCAACGAAAGCACAGTACAAGCAGAAGCTAAAAAACAACAAAGGAACATTTGACTAGCTTGGAAGTGAAAAAAGGAATAATTTATGCAAACATACCAATGTGTGCTGAATCCTACTACTGCCAGAgataaaagaaaagggaaaaagaaatttgaaacaTAAAAAATGCATAAACAAGCAATTAATAACAGTTTTGAGTTCGTACATTCTTGCCTTGTGATGAAGAACTGCTTTCGTCCTAGAGTTCTTCTCATCACCATATCCTTCATAGCTAAGAAGAAGAGTATCATCAGGTGTTACCAAAAGTTCTGAACAGAGGTTGAAAGCATAAAGGGATTTTTCAGAAAGGTGTTTTTTGATGCGTTGTAACCATGATGGTTCTGACATTTGCAATGTCCCATCCTTTTTGATAGAGGTCACAAACTTCTGGATATTAAattgtccaagtaatgttgcaAACCTGCATGGCTTTGAACATAAATATTAGTTAATGCTGACTCCACATATGGGCAACTTTTGATTGAAATGACTAAATAAAGTATCATCAACATTGCATCTCGCAATTTTAGTAGCTTAGGATCATGACAGATGTAGAGATAACTTGTGACATTAGTATGGTTGGCTGTCTGTCATAAAGATAACGAGCatttttactaattttattttacagAATGAATGTACACTATTTTATGCGTATTTTGCAGAAGCAAATTTTGTAGGTAAATTAGTCTAAATGTGCTACCCAATGAACAGCATACAATTGTGCCACATTAATTAGGGCATCCAAGCATGCCTTTCTGATAAATATTCCCCTATACTTAAGGCCCCAAACTCAGCCATAAAACAAATTGAGCTACAGTTATCAGCAACATTGCATCTCAGTGCAAGTAGCACCACATTGAAATAAACTGAAGGTTCTACATAACTTAGCCATAATTTAAATGGAGCTAGAACTCCGCTAAGAAGAGCTGCAGCATGGTTAATGCTATAGGTGGCAAACAaacccatttaattaaatttacccatatCCGTCCATGAATAGATGGATATGAGTATCTTAAGTTTTtgcatatgggtataaatgaatACCCAAtcaatgggtattattgggtaacacatcaaacccaattaatcTATTTAGAATTGTCTTCCCCCAAGCCTACTCTtttcccccacccattttttttttcttttttcaaattcttcattttgtcatgatttttttatgatgttaactacttttgtttcatcattatcatcattattatttGGTGGTTtcatcttatcattttattttttcttagtttgttaacttgctcatttttcagcattactaatttatgacaagttttagcctcttttcctatattttcaaaatgaaatttgaaatttacaCACAAAAAACATGCTAggagttcaaaatttttggattaaatttatatgttaacttttatagtatttagttcaaatttttatattcttattgttcaattattaaatagtttGTAATTTTGCGATATAGATTACAGATGAGacaaaaattagaaattagacttattgagcattataagtaaatatttaaaactaatggtGGGTGCAAagggtggtataaattgataacttaatttgcaaaaatgaatttacaaaaagttaaaataaatgggttataaatagGTAATTGGGttatccaattcattttttgacttatccatttatacccatctaattaaatggatataaatggattgactcacttatactcATTACCCATTTTAACCAACAAAAACCCAcccaaatcacccattttgacacctctggACTACTTAATGCTCATACCCGCAATCTTCTAATATCCAATTCTTATGAAGTAGACCTAAGATTGTTCTGCATCAGAATCTAGAAATGACATTTGAAAAGAAGTCAATCCCGGCTGCTTCTATCAAAAGATAataagcaaaaatgctaaaaactAATAGAAATTTCTCTATTACCAACATACAGCGCACAATTAGTCGTTAGTTCACTCTCAGAATTACAGAAAGTTAGTGAAAGAGGTGCAATCCATTGCCTAATTCATACTTCATAAAAAGCGTACAGTGGCATTTGTACCGATTTGTGTACTAAATATAATGCTCAACGCACAGAAACACAGAGACACAAAAAATGTTAAATTCGGCAAGGAATCAATACAACAAAGCGTCCCACATTTTTGCAAACTTCCCACAACTAATCAATGTTTCAACAATGTACATCATCattcattaaaaagaaaaacctCTCGAATATTCACGAAAGCAAAAATTCGTTTAAGCTCGAAGAAGAGAGAAACTAATCCGAAAAAATGGGATTGGGccgaaggaagaaaagaaggaacAATGGGTTTACCAGCGTTCACCAATGGAAGAAGGCAGGGGAAGAGAGAAGACCCTTTCAAGAGCAAGACCGCGGTCAGGAGTGAAAGAAGGGACAAAGGGTGCAGCCATAAAACGCTGGAAGAAATCGATCTGTCTGGGCCTCGAAAGCCTGGCGCCGCGGCTTACGCCCAGAGGTAGAGGGTCGCCGGCGACAGGGCGTGCCTTGCCATCCAAAGTCACCGGCGTAGACATGTCCAAATCCCAGAACCCACTGTCCATTGCCCATCTCAATTTCTTCATCGTCATTTCTAAAAGCAGCCAAAGACAAATTTgcaaaaagcaaaaaatgtTTTGTAAAGCAAAATTGGAGTGAAAAAACTGATAGTGGCACTGTTTATAATTGGGAATCGGGGGTTTAAGGGCCGAAGGCTTTCGTTTCCTTATCCCTTCTTCGGTTCAGCCCGAGAAGGTCTCGTTTGTTAGAACTTAGAATATGAGAAACGACATTATCCTGTTcaatgtacttttttttttaatttttggtccGAGGTCTACAATTACAATCTACCCTACTACTATGAAGAGGAGACTTTGAGGAAGGGAAGCACCTCACTTTCCCATATTACACCAGGATTTGAACCCTAAATTTAGTGTACGAGAACTTGACTCGTTTCCAATAAATTCTCTTTACATTTCTTATAATGTACATATGAATGTATAACATATGTTTTTATTTGGTAATAAGAGTTAGGATTcatcaaatttaaaatgattATAACCCTTCAtttaatcaaatttaaaatgatcATATCTCTTTATATTAAATGAAGGCATATATCATATATTTGTGTATTATGAGAAATGGACGAGAATCCACtgaaaagaaatcaaatctgATACAAGAAAGTCTCTTAACCGTCCATAATTATTGGACCAAAGTCCAATGGGTTTTTAGTATACTTGACTAATACACTTGGATAGTTAAAACTTCTTGGATTGGCAGTGATACTTGCGACTTATTCTCAAGCATGAGAAAGTTTTGGGTTAGGCCTCTCAAATGTCccgatttttctgattttggagAAGGGAACTAAAAAAAACAATTCTTGATGCTTCTAATATGCACAAAGGAGATCATAGTAGGTTACCAATATCTTCTCAATTATAAAACTATGGTTGGCATCTCCAGAGTTATTTGATGCACAATCAAAATATTTGAAAGGTACCAACTCTCTTTACAACAATTTTGTTGCAAGATGGCGAAACGATCTTCAAATGTACTAATGCATTGAGTTATATCAGAAAACTAGGCAAGTTAGGCTTTGCCATGAATCATGAGTCAAAAGTTGATGGGTTATAGAATCCCTAAAGAACAAGCATGTGGCAAATTTGTAATTGAAACTTGAAAGAGGTATTGCATGGAATAGTTTGAtaatttgaagaagaaactTTGATAATGTTTCTAGTTTAGGTTAGCTTATGTTTTTTATTAATGAGTCCACTTCTAAAGTAGATTTGAACTAAAAAAATATGCAAGgattaaacaaataaaacatgcATTGTTGAAGAAAGGTGGAATTGGACCTATACTTGGTAAATAAAGCAAAAGTTTTGTTGTAAGaatatattttctttctttgtttaatGGACCTATTTAGAACTTAATTACTGttattactttttaaaaataaaaaatcacaaTGCTCAACATAAacaataagaaagaaaaaataaatgactTTTGAAAAGAATTATACGTTTGGCATTTTACATTTGCTCATGTAAGTAAGAAATGCATATTCCAATAACATAAacaatagattttttttttgtttttagctttagaaaatccaaaatctaaaaaaatgattaaaaaaaaagcagTTGAAAACATTACATATTAGATTTTTCTGGCAAGTACAAAAAATTAGTTAAGAATAGATCCTATAGATTATTGAGGACAAACTTGGAATAATGGGGAACATCCCAAAGTATTTTGGTATTTTGCAAGGTTGTCTAtagattttccttttttttttttcggccaTTTCTTTCTTACAAGGTTTTGACAGAATATAAATCTGGCAGAACTTCAGCCCTACTCAGCGCTCGTTGGAGGAACTAGACTGTCCAGTAGATGGTCCGAGATTGGGCCTATGCGGCTTGACTCGATGTCAACCGTCTATATCAAAATTAAAGGCCCATACGGCCTTACTCAATCTCCATCGTCTATttcaaaattcattaaatttgaAATGGATGATTGAGATCAAGCTAAGTCATGCTAACCCGATCTCGGACCTTCCACAGGATGGTGCGCTTCTCTTGCCAACCACAGGAGATCCGCAGCTGCAACATAAGAGAGGTACCACTTGGATGCCTCTGATGTCTGTGTTCATACACAGCCAAGAAAGCACTCGTATGACACATACATGCACACAAAAGATAATCAGCGTAAATACATTCTATTCTAGCTATAGTCCAGTGGCAAAATAAAATCACCTTGGACTTGTAGAGATCCTACGACACCTGTTTCACCAGAATACTTGTGTAACATGTAAACAAAGTCCTATGTAAAACCTGTGAGGAACTAAATAACATGAAAATGTGATGGTCTCTATACATCGTCAGCTAACTGTTTCCATGTTTGGTCAAAATAAGGTGGTTAAGACAACATTTTGGATGTTCTTTCAGCATCTGATCCCTGTTTCCCCTTCACCACAACAACCTCTCAATCTCTAGGGATGCGTTCGCCAATAAAGGAAGTGCAACATATTTCAGTATGACTGCAGAACCAGCTGCAAAATCTATCAATGCTGTTGCAaatggaagatttcatgttCACTGATGATTAAAGGAGCCTGATTAATGTTACCTGTTACATATTTCTTGATGACATTTGCCATTGATTTTGTGTTATCAGTGCCGAAACCATTAACTGCAGGCTGACCAGTGGTTGTGTTGTTATTCTATTTTGTCACACCATCATCATTGAATCCATAGAAAgggcaaaaaagaaaatgagcTCAGAAGCATATTCATGCTTTctacaaatataaaattttgataaattgaTTAAATTCAAATGGAACAGAAGTCTTTGTTGATTACAATACAAGAATAAGATCACCAGACACACACTTTTGCATGTTGGTGATATTCTTATTGCAATGGCTTGATAAATAGGAACTTAAATTCTTctatttctccttttctttcttttcctttccaaATCCTCCTACCTCATAGGGAATTTGTCATAAAATGTAGTTGTATGGAAAGAATCTATCTATACCGATGGTTGATCTTGAGACTCGAAAACACGGTTGTGACAAGTTTTATCACAAGGATAAGGACAATCTATCTTCTGAAATGGACTTCTGTCATAAAACCAATCTCCCACTGCCTTAGCAATTGTCTGCAGAAAACAAATTTAATGATAAAGCAGCATATTCAGGATGCAGATGACAGAAAGATTGACAACGGACAGAGTCAGAAGCAGTTTTAGGAGGTATTTCATGTCTTACTTTGTCATTCAATCTGGGGGAGTCATCCCTGAGCCATGTCTCCTGCATTTCGGTTTGGCAGTGAGCATAGCAGCCATTGATAAAGTATCCTCTTGATGAAGAGGTGCCTAGTCCATTCACTGCACTCAAAAACTCCAATCTGAAACCTAAACTTCAACATAAAGAGTGTCAGAAATAATCCATCTGATAGCGCACTCAGTTTCTTTTTAACTGTATACTTGCTGACTATCGGAATTAAGGTTGAGCATCTATGGAAAGAGGAGGTTTTATGGGAAATTGTAGAGCCCAATCATTCACCAGAAACTGGATCAGAGTGTTAAGTCTGATCTGATTTAGCATCAAAACCAATTTCATCCTATCACATAAAGCTAGATGGAAGGGGATAACTCCCCTTCTGCATCTCTAATAGTTTAACTTTGGGCTCCCCAAGTCAGAAGCAAAGTCAATGCTACTCTTCAGAAGTCCTAGGAGGTTCTGTTATTGTATGACCAGAAAAATACAGGTTGTGTTATGCTACAACTTACAAGTTAAGCTGGGTAACATGCCTTTTAACAGATCAATTTTCCATTAAAAAAAGATTCTGCTTACTTTCTTGCTTTTCTATAGCAT from Coffea eugenioides isolate CCC68of chromosome 8, Ceug_1.0, whole genome shotgun sequence encodes the following:
- the LOC113781589 gene encoding protein TRIGALACTOSYLDIACYLGLYCEROL 4, chloroplastic; its protein translation is MTMKKLRWAMDSGFWDLDMSTPVTLDGKARPVAGDPLPLGVSRGARLSRPRQIDFFQRFMAAPFVPSFTPDRGLALERVFSLPLPSSIGERWFATLLGQFNIQKFVTSIKKDGTLQMSEPSWLQRIKKHLSEKSLYAFNLCSELLVTPDDTLLLSYEGYGDEKNSRTKAVLHHKFPHHNLIVEAAGLERFVDHNGNHWDVPFSLAADVASVPADSSTSYHLCINHVMGSPNEVQTQSAGGAPAALLPGLCAKCAVSFKKNANIWTSEAPKLSMVQPYDIFLSDPHISVSTLLGAVVTAFVGNTSIRTQGEHDIQYLKGSGLQAQAANSAISADLFASAFFSAQHGNFQRLFLDLTRINVRLDFPSGLKFLSGAARVGYNLYNSQEPSWERIETLCPKATLSFQQQIAGPFSLRVDSEVALDLKKGNWYPVMNDPVFAVEYALQVLGSAKAVAWYSPKQREFMLELRFFET